A genome region from Triticum aestivum cultivar Chinese Spring chromosome 2B, IWGSC CS RefSeq v2.1, whole genome shotgun sequence includes the following:
- the LOC123047668 gene encoding 5-epiaristolochene 1,3-dihydroxylase-like: MEGWFSLCFIALGTPLALWLLKLAGAGGKNKPHKHQLPPGPWTLPIIGSLHHVVSLVPHRQITQLCRRYGPMMHLKLGEVDAVVVSSAEAVAQVMKTNDLAFSTRPGTQMQDIAGYGGRGIIFAPYGDHWRQMHKVCIVELLSSMQVRRMESIRPEEVGNLLADIATAAAAGDSINISKKMMEVSNNVMSRAVFGGRFTQQDEYIRELDVVLTLLGGFCLVDLFPLLRLARWLSFGARRMKRSYSNMQCIIVNVIEERKAARAAGDGASSTHDEDLPDVLLRLQKDDSLAFPLTTESICAVLFDIFSGATDTTGTTLEWAMSDLVRHPETMFKAQLEIRKLLFCMQPLDFRTYL; encoded by the exons atggaggggtggttcagCTTGTGTTTCATTGCACTAGGCACAccgcttgccctttggcttctcaagctcgccggcgccggcggcaaGAACAAGCCACACAAGCACCAGCTGCCGCCAGGGCCATGGACACTCCCGATAATCGGCAGCCTCCACCACGTCGTTAGCCTCGTCCCACACCGGCAAATCACGCAGCTGTGTCGCCGATATGGGCCAATGATGCACCTGAAGCTAGGCGAGGTCGACGCCGTGGTGGTCTCCAGCGCCGAGGCGGTGGCGCAGGTGATGAAGACCAACGACCTCGCGTTCTCCACCAGGCCAGGCACGCAGATGCAGGACATCGCCGGCTATGGCGGCAGGGGCATCATCTTCGCCCCCTATGGCGACCACTGGCGCCAGATGCACAAGGTTTGCATTGTGGAGCTGCTCAGCTCCATGCAGGTCAGGCGCATGGAGAGCATCCGGCCAGAGGAGGTTGGCAACCTCCTGGCCGACATCGCCACTGCTGCGGCGGCCGGCGACAGCATCAACATCAGCAAGAAGATGATGGAGGTCAGCAACAATGTCATGTCGCGGGCGGTGTTCGGCGGCAGGTTCACGCAGCAGGACGAGTACATCCGCGAGTTAGACGTGGTGCTCACCCTGCTAGGCGGCTTCTGCCTCGTCGACCTCTTCCCATTGTTGCGGTTGGCGCGGTGGCTCAGCTTCGGCGCACGGCGCATGAAGAGGAGCTACAGCAACATGCAATGCATCATCGTCAATGTGATCGAGGAGCGCAAGGCCGCGCGAGCTGCTGGTGATGGCGCCTCAAGCACCCACGACGAGGACCTACCGGACGTGCTGCTCAGGCTACAGAAGGATGATTCGTTGGCATTTCCTCTAACCACAGAGAGCATATGCGCCGTCTTATTT GATATATTTTCTGGTGCCACAGATACGACGGGAACAACTTTGGAATGGGCTATGTCAGATCTCGTCCGTCATCCTGAAACAATGTTTAAGGCTCAACTAGAGATAAGAAAATTACTAT